A window of the Streptomyces luomodiensis genome harbors these coding sequences:
- a CDS encoding NAD(P)/FAD-dependent oxidoreductase, translated as MKEPARILVVGGGYVGMYAALRLQRKLKRELRHGGVQVIVVDPEPYMTYQPFLPEAAAGSISPRHVVVPLRRVLPDCTVVIGEATAIHHGKRTATVRTLATEEEGAGTVDIHYDELVLAPGSVSRTLPVPGLAEFGIGFKTVEEAIGLRNHVLEQLDIASSTRDPDVRDAALTFVFVGGGYAGVEALGELEDMARFAVRYYHNIAPEDLKWILVEATNRILPEVGEEMGKYAVRELRDRNIDVRLETRLDSCADRIAALSDGSRFPTRTLVWTAGVKPHPILASTDLPLNERGRLTCTAALQVEGVEHAWAAGDAAAIPDLTADRPGAECAPNAQHAVRQAKVLAENVLASLAGRPLTDYAHTYAGSVASLGLHKGVAHVYGRKLKGYPAWFMHRVYHLSRVPTFNRKARVLAEWILSGLFKREIVSLGSLENPRAEFKLAADTGRHPEAS; from the coding sequence GTGAAGGAACCTGCGCGCATTCTCGTTGTCGGCGGTGGCTACGTCGGGATGTACGCCGCGCTGCGCCTCCAGCGGAAGCTGAAGCGAGAGCTGAGGCACGGCGGCGTACAGGTCATCGTGGTCGACCCCGAGCCGTATATGACCTACCAGCCCTTCCTGCCCGAGGCGGCTGCCGGATCCATCTCACCGCGCCATGTCGTGGTGCCGTTGCGCCGGGTCCTGCCCGACTGCACGGTCGTCATCGGCGAGGCCACCGCGATCCACCACGGCAAACGCACCGCGACCGTGAGAACCCTCGCCACCGAGGAAGAGGGCGCCGGCACGGTCGACATCCACTACGACGAGCTGGTGCTGGCCCCCGGCTCCGTGTCCCGCACCCTCCCGGTCCCCGGTCTCGCCGAGTTCGGTATCGGCTTCAAGACCGTCGAGGAGGCCATCGGCCTGCGCAACCATGTGCTCGAACAGCTGGACATCGCCTCCTCGACCCGGGACCCCGATGTCCGGGACGCGGCGCTGACCTTCGTCTTCGTCGGCGGCGGATACGCGGGTGTCGAGGCGCTCGGCGAGTTGGAGGACATGGCCCGGTTCGCCGTCCGGTACTACCACAACATCGCCCCCGAGGATCTGAAGTGGATCCTCGTCGAGGCCACCAACCGGATCCTTCCGGAGGTCGGCGAGGAGATGGGCAAGTACGCCGTCCGGGAGCTGCGCGACCGCAATATCGACGTCCGGCTGGAGACCCGCCTGGACTCCTGCGCCGACCGGATCGCCGCGCTGAGCGACGGCTCGCGCTTCCCCACCCGCACGCTCGTGTGGACCGCGGGCGTCAAACCGCACCCCATCCTCGCCTCCACCGATCTGCCGCTCAACGAACGCGGCCGCCTCACCTGCACGGCTGCGCTCCAGGTGGAGGGCGTGGAGCACGCCTGGGCGGCCGGGGACGCCGCGGCGATCCCCGACCTGACGGCCGACCGGCCCGGTGCGGAGTGCGCCCCCAACGCACAGCACGCCGTCCGCCAGGCCAAGGTCCTCGCCGAGAACGTGCTCGCCTCACTCGCCGGCCGGCCGCTCACGGACTACGCGCACACGTACGCGGGCTCCGTGGCCTCCCTGGGGCTCCACAAGGGCGTCGCACATGTGTATGGACGAAAGCTGAAGGGCTATCCGGCCTGGTTCATGCACCGCGTGTACCACCTCAGCCGGGTGCCGACGTTCAACCGTAAGGCGCGCGTGCTGGCCGAGTGGATCCTGTCCGGGCTGTTCAAACGGGAGATCGTCTCGCTGGGGTCGCTGGAGAACCCGCGCGCCGAGTTCAAACTCGCCGCGGATACCGGTCGCCATCCCGAGGCCAGTTGA
- a CDS encoding ATP-binding SpoIIE family protein phosphatase, which translates to MNFTRWSARLPRTQRRIAARADRGARRPQPAAAAGGGSVPAARGERADASGRGEPPAAAPSDAAPAAVPTLDGLSVHDLLGQVPALVAVVYGPEHRIAYLNDAYAELFGSRALGTSARQALPEMRELGLLPLMDQVLRSGKPRTVKSRRVPAGRPATTPGPRQEGAAPGSGRSRHGYYTFTCSPIEMAVPTAAAPGAPADERAGEGAVDGTPVDGAPVDGPIPEAALRKAVTPEAVTTEPVATEPAPATATEPVRGVLVFGADVTDQVESAERLRASERLQREAAVTLQRSLLPQELEQPDDLRVAATYQPGGTDAAVGGDWYDVITLGAGRTALVIGDVMGRGVRAAAVMGQLRTAVRAYARLDLPPHEVLQLLDGLAAEIDPHQIATCVYAVHDPNENRLVYASAGHLPILVRDPDGTVRRASEPTGPPLGTGGWLHTSGSVPLGPGASAVLYTDGLVERRDKDIYDGVAALERVFAGATGSPQVMCDRLIRALGITAEHDDDVAVLVLQHPARTGHDAELFHNAALELLGGVEAAPRARAFASGVLASWRFPMELRDLGVLAASELVANSLQHGTPPMRLRLRRTDRRLIIEVTDGDDHLPRRRRAEPVDEAGRGISIVATIASSWGSRRTPGGGKAVWCEFALPAD; encoded by the coding sequence GTGAATTTCACGCGCTGGAGCGCCCGGCTCCCCCGAACCCAGCGACGCATCGCCGCCCGAGCCGACCGCGGTGCGCGGCGGCCGCAGCCCGCGGCCGCGGCGGGCGGCGGCTCCGTCCCGGCGGCCAGGGGCGAGCGCGCCGACGCCTCGGGGCGCGGCGAGCCTCCCGCGGCCGCCCCTTCCGACGCCGCGCCCGCCGCCGTTCCCACGCTCGACGGGCTGTCCGTCCATGACCTCCTCGGCCAGGTGCCGGCACTGGTCGCGGTGGTCTACGGACCCGAGCACCGCATCGCCTACCTCAACGACGCCTATGCCGAGCTCTTCGGCTCCCGGGCCCTCGGCACCTCCGCCCGCCAGGCCCTGCCCGAGATGAGGGAGCTGGGGCTGCTGCCGCTCATGGACCAGGTGCTGCGCAGCGGCAAGCCCCGTACGGTCAAGTCCCGGCGCGTGCCCGCGGGCCGCCCGGCGACCACGCCCGGCCCGCGGCAGGAGGGCGCGGCCCCGGGCTCCGGCCGGTCGCGCCACGGCTACTACACCTTCACCTGCTCCCCGATCGAGATGGCCGTGCCGACGGCCGCCGCCCCCGGGGCGCCGGCCGACGAGCGGGCGGGCGAGGGCGCCGTGGACGGAACACCGGTGGACGGGGCGCCGGTGGACGGACCGATCCCGGAAGCCGCCCTCCGTAAGGCCGTCACGCCGGAGGCGGTCACCACTGAGCCCGTCGCCACTGAGCCCGCCCCCGCCACGGCCACCGAGCCGGTCCGCGGCGTGCTCGTCTTCGGCGCCGACGTCACCGACCAGGTCGAATCCGCCGAGCGGCTGCGCGCCAGCGAGCGCCTCCAGCGTGAGGCCGCCGTCACCCTTCAGCGCAGCCTCCTCCCCCAGGAACTGGAGCAGCCCGACGATCTGCGGGTCGCCGCCACCTATCAGCCCGGCGGCACGGACGCGGCGGTGGGCGGCGACTGGTACGACGTCATCACCCTGGGCGCCGGCCGCACCGCCCTCGTCATCGGCGACGTCATGGGACGCGGTGTGAGGGCCGCCGCCGTCATGGGCCAGCTGCGCACCGCCGTCCGCGCCTACGCCCGGCTCGACCTCCCGCCGCATGAGGTCCTACAGCTCCTCGACGGCCTGGCTGCCGAGATCGACCCCCACCAGATCGCCACCTGCGTCTACGCCGTCCACGACCCCAACGAGAACCGCCTGGTCTACGCCTCAGCGGGCCATCTGCCGATCCTGGTCCGCGACCCGGACGGCACCGTCCGCCGCGCCTCCGAGCCCACCGGACCTCCGCTCGGCACCGGCGGCTGGCTGCACACCTCCGGCTCGGTCCCGCTCGGCCCCGGGGCCAGCGCGGTCCTCTACACCGACGGTCTGGTGGAGCGGCGCGACAAGGACATCTACGACGGTGTGGCCGCGCTCGAACGCGTCTTCGCGGGCGCGACCGGCTCGCCCCAGGTGATGTGCGACCGCCTCATCAGGGCCCTGGGCATCACCGCGGAGCACGACGACGATGTGGCGGTGCTGGTCCTCCAGCACCCCGCCCGTACGGGGCACGACGCGGAGCTCTTCCACAACGCCGCGCTGGAGCTCCTCGGCGGGGTGGAAGCCGCACCGCGCGCCCGAGCCTTCGCCTCCGGGGTGCTCGCCAGCTGGCGCTTCCCCATGGAGCTGCGCGATCTGGGCGTGCTCGCCGCCAGCGAGCTCGTCGCCAACTCCCTCCAGCACGGCACTCCGCCCATGCGGCTGCGGCTGCGGCGCACCGACCGCCGCCTGATCATCGAGGTGACGGACGGTGATGACCATCTGCCGCGCCGCCGCCGGGCCGAACCGGTGGACGAGGCCGGACGCGGCATCTCGATCGTCGCGACCATCGCCTCGTCCTGGGGCTCACGCCGCACACCAGGCGGCGGCAAGGCGGTGTGGTGCGAGTTCGCCCTGCCGGCGGACTAG
- a CDS encoding MFS transporter: MTTAMGAALRRIQLGNALSAFGNGFTVPFLFVYVARVRDLGANTAGVVLATFAVAALAVLPFIGRLIDRRGPQSVAVAGAVAAAVGSMGLGLAASEPPVIAAAGVLGAGMAAIQPALATLIVWCSTPLTRSRAFATQFFLGNLGLGIGGLLGGLLVDASAAASFVRLFAIDAVMFLALGSAVATVRLERTPVFDGPVPTVGERLGDTGRWRSLLGDRAMVQLCVLGFVMFFACYGQFESGLSAFAVDVARISPSMLGVALAANTAAIVLAQFVVLKLVEWRRRSRVIALVGLVWTVAWCAAGAAGLVPGGQAVGVTAIISAYALFGLGEAMLSPTVAPLVADLAPPTALGQYNSAFSLVKQLALAVGPAVGGLLAGAGLYGTYIATLIVCSLGITALALRLGKRLTAQQDNPLRATVAGASVPAPRAASSDEVITAA; the protein is encoded by the coding sequence GTGACCACCGCGATGGGCGCAGCGCTGCGCCGTATCCAGCTGGGCAACGCGCTGAGCGCGTTCGGCAACGGCTTCACGGTCCCGTTCCTCTTCGTCTATGTGGCGCGGGTGCGGGACCTCGGCGCGAACACCGCGGGCGTGGTGCTCGCGACGTTCGCCGTGGCCGCGCTCGCCGTGCTGCCCTTCATCGGTCGGCTGATCGACCGGCGAGGGCCGCAGTCCGTTGCCGTCGCGGGTGCGGTCGCCGCCGCTGTCGGATCGATGGGGCTGGGGCTGGCGGCGAGCGAGCCGCCGGTCATCGCCGCGGCCGGAGTGCTGGGCGCGGGTATGGCGGCCATCCAGCCCGCGCTGGCCACGCTGATCGTCTGGTGCTCGACTCCGCTCACCCGGTCGCGGGCCTTCGCCACCCAGTTCTTCCTCGGCAACCTGGGCCTCGGGATCGGCGGGCTGCTCGGCGGGCTGCTCGTGGACGCCTCCGCCGCCGCGAGCTTTGTGCGGCTCTTCGCGATCGACGCGGTGATGTTCCTGGCGCTCGGCTCGGCGGTCGCGACCGTAAGGCTGGAGCGGACACCGGTGTTCGACGGCCCGGTGCCGACCGTCGGTGAGCGCCTCGGCGACACCGGCCGCTGGCGCTCCCTGCTCGGCGACCGCGCCATGGTGCAGCTGTGCGTGCTGGGCTTCGTGATGTTCTTCGCCTGCTACGGACAGTTCGAGTCCGGGCTGTCGGCGTTCGCGGTGGACGTCGCCCGGATATCGCCGTCGATGCTGGGTGTCGCCCTGGCCGCGAACACGGCGGCGATCGTGCTGGCGCAGTTCGTCGTGCTCAAGCTGGTCGAGTGGCGGCGGCGCAGCCGGGTGATCGCGCTGGTCGGGCTGGTCTGGACGGTGGCGTGGTGCGCCGCCGGGGCCGCCGGCCTGGTGCCCGGGGGCCAGGCCGTCGGCGTCACCGCGATCATCTCGGCGTACGCGCTCTTCGGACTGGGCGAGGCGATGCTGTCGCCCACGGTCGCGCCGCTGGTCGCCGACCTGGCGCCGCCGACGGCACTCGGTCAGTACAACTCGGCGTTTTCGCTGGTGAAGCAGCTGGCCCTGGCGGTGGGCCCGGCGGTCGGCGGGCTGCTGGCGGGAGCCGGGCTGTACGGGACGTACATCGCGACGCTCATCGTCTGCTCGCTCGGCATCACCGCGCTCGCGCTCAGGCTCGGCAAGCGGCTCACGGCCCAGCAGGACAATCCGCTGCGGGCGACGGTCGCCGGTGCCTCGGTGCCCGCGCCGCGGGCGGCCTCGTCGGACGAGGTGATCACCGCGGCCTGA
- a CDS encoding MarR family winged helix-turn-helix transcriptional regulator, whose protein sequence is MAETPDPDDLLSIEEQIAAYQREFQDLDPQVEQVVSALSRLTRRMNVAYSRQSATLGISNSEWEVLKALVLSGAPYQLGPGDLAKRLGLTPAAMTHRIDRMVNEGLVTRERDADNRVRVIVELTHDGREKWLEAMRQAAIFEADLLQDLSSEERGALGEMLTRVLRRVEEAQPDAEGRLSNLG, encoded by the coding sequence ATGGCGGAGACCCCCGACCCTGACGACCTGCTGAGCATCGAGGAGCAGATCGCGGCGTATCAGCGCGAGTTCCAGGACCTCGACCCCCAGGTGGAGCAGGTCGTGAGCGCACTCAGCCGGCTCACTCGGCGAATGAACGTCGCGTACAGCCGCCAGTCGGCCACGCTGGGTATCAGCAACTCCGAATGGGAAGTCCTCAAGGCGCTCGTCCTGTCCGGGGCTCCCTACCAACTGGGCCCCGGAGACCTGGCCAAGCGGCTGGGCCTCACCCCCGCCGCCATGACCCACCGCATCGACCGCATGGTCAACGAGGGTCTGGTCACCCGTGAGCGTGACGCGGACAACCGGGTCCGCGTCATCGTCGAGCTGACCCACGACGGCCGGGAGAAGTGGCTGGAGGCGATGCGCCAGGCCGCGATCTTCGAGGCGGACCTTCTCCAGGACCTCTCCAGCGAGGAGCGCGGAGCCCTCGGCGAGATGCTCACCCGCGTGCTGCGCAGGGTGGAGGAGGCCCAGCCCGACGCCGAGGGGCGGCTCAGCAACCTCGGCTGA